A DNA window from Aspergillus nidulans FGSC A4 chromosome I contains the following coding sequences:
- a CDS encoding putative iron-sulfur cluster-binding protein (transcript_id=CADANIAT00007400): MEPLFAVVFALLAVVMYMCRWASYPSITKHSETKAMQPQSDSHADSKTDLVTKELDLPVDWLTSRSICELERRAIFSKEWLPLTLTPLFPSPGVYHTTTPAGIPLFAIKSKDSRIRVFHNVCRHRAYPVIYKERDSGKSLVLACRYHGWSYDSCGKLIKAPKFDGLEGFERSQNGLFGVRTKVINGVVWVNLSMEETDEDDGKVEEGIGMNVRMVEDIGIKIGKSSWIGGGVMEGGFNWKMALPTKHLTNALGIEHISAYPSLYRSLIYAIQRSFHLQEEPTPSSTYLFPSMFLFNIPGLECLISLSILPQSERTTSVRYDLYNHSQGGSNAQELSSLRGDLESKIKNMISGLERAYQNHSSISSRDSTPASTPGHKLLDLYLESASTQTRILTHLKDHAKLERSLGEEIYPAKREPRVNARYEQAEKRLANKLTSTSLQRIGLP, translated from the exons ATGGAGCCCCTCTTCGCAGTTGTGTTCGCCTTGCTGGCGGTAGTAATGTACATGTGTCGATGGGCTTCTTATCCTTCTATTACCAAACACTCCGAGACTAAAGCAATGCAGCCACAGTCAGATTCACACGCGGACTCAAAAACTGATTTGGTTACAAAAGAGCTAGACCTGCCCGTAGACTGGCTCACATCACGCTCGATCTGCGAACTCGAGAGACGCgccatcttcagcaag GAATGGCTCCCCCTCACCTTGACCCCTCTTTTTCCATCTCCAGGTGTATATCATACCACCACGCCCGCAGGAATCCCACTCTTCGCGATCAAGTCTAAAGATTCGAGAATTCGCGTATTCCACAACGTCTGCCGGCACAGGGCATACCCCGTTATTTATAAGGAAAGAGATTCAGGCAAGTCATTGGTCCTGGCTTGTCGGTATCATGGTTGGAGCTATGATTCTTGTGGGAAGCTCATCAAGGCGCCGAAGTTCGATGGGTTGGAGGGATTTGAGCGGAGCCAAAATGGACTTTTTGGAGTCAGGACCAAAGTAATCAATGGAGTTGTCTGGGTTAACCTCAGCATGGAAGAAacagacgaagatgatgggaAAGTGGAGGAGGGGATAGGAATGAATGTAAGAATGGTGGAGGATATCGGCATTAAGATTGGCAAATCCAGCTGGATTGGCGGAGGGGTAATGGAGGGTGGGTTTAACTGGAAAATGGCCT TACCCACAAAGCACCTCACAAACGCCCTGGGGATAGAGCATATATCGGCATATCCCTCGCTCTACCGTTCATTAATCTATGCCATCCAACGGTCCTTTCATTTGCAGGAAGAACCAACGCCCTCATCGACCTACCTCTTCCCAAGCATGTTTCTTTTCAATATCCCCGGCTTAGAATGCTTAATTTCGTTGAGCATTCTCCCCCAATCTGAGCGGACGACTTCGGTCCGATATGATCTATACAACCACAGCCAGGGAGGGTCAAACGCGCAGGAATTGAGTTCTCTTCGGGGGGATCTCGAGAGCAAGATCAAAAACATGATATCGGGACTGGAGAGAGCATATCAGAATCATTCATCCATTAGTAGCAG GGATTCAACTCCAGCCTCCACTCCGGGTCACAAACTATTAGACCTTTATCTCGAGTCCGCAA GTACACAAACCCGCATCCTCACCCATCTAAAGGACCACGCAAAGCTGGAAAGATCCCTCGGCGAAGAAATATATCCTGCAAAGCGAGAACCGCGAGTCAATGCAAGATATGAGCAGGCTGAGAAAC GTCTAGCCAACAAGCTTACCTCCACTAGTTTGCAAAGAATTGGATTGCCTTAG